GCTCAAGATCAGGCAAGTTACCCAGGGGAAATGGAAACTGAAATTTCCCCGCGAATACTGAACGTCCCCAGGCAACCGGCCAACCCAGCCGCGTCCAAAGCCCATCCACAGGGCCAACCCAACCAGGGCAATCAATATCCCCGTGACAAACAGGAATTTGCCGACATCGTGCATGGCTGAATTTGTGATCGTCCCGTCGCCGAATATGGCATAAGATCGCGCGTGGGATCAAGTAATCGCAACTGAACCTGCAATTCTCATTTTGGCAACAGAGGGAGCGCGCGGCTCGCATGTAGTCCCGGCTTTAGCCGGTTTTGTGCGTTGGCCGGCTAAAGCCGGGACTACGTGCAGGTCACAATGAGAATTGCTGACCAAACCAATCACGCAAAAGGCATCATGCCGACGATCGCAGTCTTAGGAACACTCGACACCAAAGGCGAGGAGCATCG
This window of the Verrucomicrobiota bacterium genome carries:
- a CDS encoding DUF2905 domain-containing protein — translated: MHDVGKFLFVTGILIALVGLALWMGFGRGWVGRLPGDVQYSRGNFSFHFPWVTCLILSAVLTFLLWLFRR